From Synoicihabitans lomoniglobus, the proteins below share one genomic window:
- a CDS encoding serine O-acetyltransferase: MTLDDIQRDLLASYENQGGINHIDGSNLPSDQSVNWLAAEIMHLIFPGFFEHKALAKSDVPAITAARLKAVCQRLEAEVAKALKFANDPDPVPHAEEIACALLQKLPSLRDVCQTDVQAAYEGDPAARSVEEIIVAYPCVLVISLQRVAHELYLLKVPLLPRMLTEYAHERTGTDIHPGAQIGSHFFIDHCTGVVIGETARIGNHVKIYQNVTLGAKSFELDENGNPVKGVKRHPDIEDHVTVYPSATILGGKTVIGRNSIIGSNVWLMKSVPADSIVYYEGDRTSVVRNQADRKKKNEPEVEGLDWSI; this comes from the coding sequence ATGACGCTCGACGATATCCAGCGCGATCTGCTCGCCTCTTACGAAAATCAAGGCGGCATCAATCACATCGACGGCAGCAATCTGCCTTCCGACCAATCGGTGAACTGGCTCGCGGCGGAAATCATGCATCTGATTTTTCCGGGGTTTTTCGAACACAAGGCGTTGGCCAAGAGCGACGTGCCCGCCATCACCGCCGCTCGCCTCAAGGCCGTTTGCCAGCGCTTGGAAGCTGAGGTGGCCAAGGCGCTCAAGTTCGCCAATGACCCCGATCCCGTGCCCCACGCCGAGGAGATCGCCTGCGCGTTGCTCCAGAAATTGCCGTCCTTGCGCGATGTCTGTCAGACGGATGTGCAGGCCGCCTACGAGGGCGATCCGGCGGCCCGGAGCGTGGAGGAAATTATCGTCGCCTACCCCTGCGTGCTGGTCATTTCGCTCCAGCGGGTCGCCCACGAGCTGTATTTGCTCAAGGTGCCGCTCCTGCCCCGCATGCTCACGGAATACGCGCACGAGCGCACCGGCACCGACATCCATCCCGGAGCCCAGATCGGGTCCCACTTCTTTATCGATCACTGCACCGGCGTCGTCATCGGCGAAACCGCCCGCATCGGCAACCACGTGAAGATCTACCAAAACGTCACGCTGGGGGCGAAGTCGTTCGAACTCGACGAGAATGGTAATCCGGTGAAGGGCGTGAAACGTCACCCCGACATCGAGGACCACGTCACGGTTTATCCGAGCGCCACCATCCTCGGCGGTAAAACCGTGATCGGGCGCAACTCGATCATCGGCTCCAATGTCTGGCTGATGAAATCGGTCCCGGCCGACAGCATCGTTTACTACGAGGGCGACCGCACTTCGGTGGTGCGCAACCAAGCCGATCGCAAAAAGAAAAACGAGCCGGAGGTCGAGGGTCTCGATTGGTCAATCTGA
- a CDS encoding quinone-dependent dihydroorotate dehydrogenase, with the protein MDFLYEKWVRPLLFQLESERAHELGVTAMAALGWMKPVCRLMESWHRLPESRFRPVEAFGLKFPNTVGLAAGFDKNARAWPAAAAMGFGHVEIGTVTALAQPGNPAPRMFRYPAQEAVINRMGFNNEGADRVSHRLARQPAVGQRRIPLGVNLGKSKAAPLDKAVDDYLRSFGKLAEFADYLVLNVSSPNTPDLRKLQDESRLRELLSEVSAANTARGAERRPLLLKIAPDLSYGQIDRVLAVIEEFGFDGIIATNTTLARPGPFAHVEETGGLSGAPVRDRSTRIINYIARTTHGRLPIIGVGGITDAAGAAEKLDAGATLVQVYTGMIYRGPFFAAALARGLADRQRRY; encoded by the coding sequence ATGGATTTTCTCTACGAGAAGTGGGTGCGGCCGTTGTTGTTCCAGCTCGAGTCCGAGCGGGCGCATGAGCTGGGCGTGACGGCGATGGCGGCACTGGGCTGGATGAAACCGGTGTGTCGCCTCATGGAAAGCTGGCATCGTCTGCCGGAGTCGCGCTTCCGTCCGGTGGAAGCGTTTGGCCTCAAATTTCCCAACACCGTGGGTCTGGCGGCGGGTTTTGATAAAAATGCCCGTGCGTGGCCGGCGGCGGCGGCGATGGGTTTCGGTCATGTCGAGATCGGCACGGTCACGGCGCTGGCCCAGCCCGGCAATCCGGCACCGCGCATGTTTCGGTATCCGGCGCAGGAGGCCGTCATCAATCGCATGGGATTCAACAACGAGGGGGCGGATCGCGTGTCGCATCGCCTGGCGCGGCAACCGGCCGTGGGCCAGCGCCGGATTCCGCTCGGCGTCAATCTGGGCAAATCCAAGGCGGCTCCGCTCGACAAGGCGGTGGACGACTACCTGCGCAGTTTCGGCAAGTTGGCGGAATTCGCCGATTATTTGGTGCTCAACGTTTCCAGTCCCAACACGCCCGACCTGCGCAAGCTCCAGGACGAAAGTCGTCTGCGCGAACTGCTGAGCGAAGTCAGTGCGGCCAACACGGCGCGCGGCGCCGAACGCCGGCCGCTGTTGCTCAAGATCGCTCCCGATCTCTCCTACGGCCAGATCGACCGGGTGCTCGCGGTCATCGAGGAGTTCGGCTTCGACGGTATCATTGCGACGAATACGACGCTGGCGCGGCCAGGGCCCTTCGCGCACGTGGAGGAAACCGGTGGTCTGAGTGGCGCGCCGGTGCGCGATCGTTCGACCCGGATCATCAACTACATCGCCCGCACCACTCACGGCCGTCTGCCGATCATCGGGGTGGGCGGCATCACCGATGCCGCCGGCGCCGCCGAGAAACTCGATGCGGGGGCGACGTTGGTGCAGGTTTACACCGGCATGATTTATCGCGGGCCGTTTTTCGCGGCGGCGCTCGCGCGCGGTCTGGCCGACCGGCAACGTCGTTATTGA